The genomic interval GGCGAAAAACTGCCGGCAGGGCTCGTCGAGAGCGAAAAGCTCAACCCTGCGATCTTCAGCCCTGCGACCAAGGCCGAGACCGGCCATGACGAGAACATCACGATCGCGCAGATGCGCGAGGTGGTCGGCGACGAGACGGCCTATACGCTGGAGAGCATGACGCGCGCGATCTACACGCTCGGCGAGGAACTCGCCCGCGAGCAGGGCATCATCATCGCCGACACAAAGTTCGAATTCGGCCGCGACAAGGACGGCCGCATCATCCTGATCGACGAGGTGATGACGCCGGATAGTTCGCGCTTCTGGGCTGTCGACGCCTACAAGCCCGGCCAACCGCAGGCGAGCTTCGACAAACAGCCGCTGCGCGACTATCTCGACGTCGAGCGCCGCGCCGGCCGCTGGAACGGCGACGCCCCGCCCCCGCCGCTGCCGGCAAGCGTGGTCGAGGCGACCAGCAAGCGGTATCTGGAAGCGTATCGGCGGGTGACAGGGGCGGAGCTGAAGATCTAGCCTCACCCTCCGCTGTCGTCCTGGCGAACGCCAGGACCCATACCGCGGAATCTATCGATTGCGTGTGGTGCCAGTACCGGTCGGCCAGTCTTCGCCAAACTCCTCCCTGGGGTAACGGGTCCTGGCGTTCGCCAGGACGACACCGTGCGAGAGGCGCAATGCTTCGCTTCCTTCCAGCATTGCCTGTGAAGAGCACCGGTGCAAAACTCCCTGCAAATAACAACAGGGACGCGAACCCATGTCGGAAGCCAATGCCGTGCTGATCGAGCGCGACGGGCCGGTCACCATCATCTCCATCAATCGTCCGCATTGTCGCAACGCCGTCGACGGTACGACCGCGCGCAAACTCTATGACGCATTCCTTGCCTTCGACGCCGATAAGGACGCCTCGGTCGCCGTATTCACCGGCACGAATGGACATTTTTGCGCCGGCGCAGATCTCAAGGCCGTGGCAAAAGGCGACCGCGAAAAGATGCGCGAGATCGGCGGGCACAACACGATTGCGCCGATGGGACCGAGCAGGTTGCGGCTGTCCAAGCCGGTGATCGCCGCGATCGAAGGCTACGCAGTCGCCGGCGGCATGGAGCTTGCGCTGTTCGCCGACATGCGCGTGGTCGCGGAGGATGCGACCTTCGGCATCTTCTGCCGCCGTTTCGGCGTGCCGCTGATCGACCTCGGCACCATCCGCCTGCCGCGCCTGATCGGCCATTCGCAGGCCATGGACCTCATCCTCACCGGGCGCCCGGTTGGCGGCGCCGAAGCGCTGCGCATGGGACTTGCCAACCGCGTCGTCGGCCGCGGCGAGGCGGCGGCGCAGGCGATTGCACTCGCCAAGGAGATCGCACGCTTCCCGCAGAAATGCCTGCGGGCCGATCGGCTGTCGGCGCTGCGGCAATGGGACCTTTCCGAAGAAGAAGCGATCGCCAATGAGATGCGCGGCGGGCTCGAGGTGATCGCTTCGGGCGAAACGCTATCGGGCGCGACGCGCTTCGCCTCCGGCGTCGGACGTCACGGCGCGTTCGGCAGCGACGCCAGCGATTGATCGCAGCTACACCCCCGCCATCATCACGTATTTCATCTCGACATATTCCTCCATGCCGTGACGCGAGCCTTCGCGGCCGAGGCCGGATTCCTTCACGCCGCCGAACGGCGCGACTTCGGTCGTGATCAGGCCAGTGTTGACGCCAACCATGCCCGACTCCAGCGCCTCCGCAACGCGCCAGACGCGGCCGAGATCGCGGGAGTAGAAATAGGACGCGAGACCGAACGGCGAGGCGTTGCACAGCGCGATCACCTCGGCCTCGTCCTTGAAGCGGAACACCGGCGCGAGCGGGCCAAAGGTCTCCTCATGCGCGACGAGCGCGTCGGGCTTCACGTTCGCCAGCACCGTCGGCTCGAAAAAACTGCCGCCGAGCGCATGACGCTTGCCGCCGGTGACGATTTTTGCACCGCCCTTCACCGCATCCGCAATGTGCTTCTCGACCTTGTCGACGGCTTCCATGTTGATCAGCGGTCCCTGCACCACACCGGCTTCGGTGCCGTCGCCGATCTTCATCGCCGCGACCTTCTTCGAGAGTTTTTCGACGAACTCGTCGTAGATCTTGTCCTGGGCGTAGATGCGATTGGCGCAGACGCAGGTCTGGCCCATGTTGCGATATTTCGAGACGATGGCGCCTTCGACCGCGGCGTCGATGTCGGCATCGTCGAACACGACGAAGGGCGCGTTGCCGCCGAGCTCCAGCCCGAGCTTCTTCACGCCGACGGCGGCCTGCTGATAGAGGATCTTGCCCACTTCGGTCGAACCGGTGAAGCCGACGAAGCGCACGGCGGGATGCTCGCACAGCACCTTGCCAATCGCCGACGAATTGCCGGTGAGGATGTTGAACACGCCCTTCGGCACGCCGGCCTTCTCGGCGAGCGCCACCAGCGCAAGCGCGGTCAGCGGCGTTTCATTGGCGGGCTTCAGCACCACGGTGCAGCCGGCAGCCAGCGCCGGCGACACTTTTCGGGTGATCATCGAGCAGGGGAAATTCCACGGCGTGATCGCGCCGCAGACGCCAATCGGCTGCTTGATCGCGAGCAGGCGCGCGTCGGGACGCTGGGTCGGAATGGTCTCGCCATAAACGCGGCGGGCTTCCTCCGCAAAAAACTCGACATAGGCGCCGCCGATATCGACCTCGCCGAGCGCCTCCGCCAGCGGCTTGCCCTGCTCGGAGGTGAGGATCAGCGCCAGATCCTCGCGGTTGGCGGCGATCAGCTCGAACCATTTGCGCAAAATGTTGGAGCGCTGCTTGGCGGTGAGTTTCGCCCAGGCCGGGAAGGCGCGCTCGGCGGCTTCAACCGCCTGCGTCGTCTCGGCCGTGCTCATGACCGGGATTTTTGCCAGCTCGGTGCCGTTCACCGGATTGGTCACCGGCCGCGACGGCGTGCCGACCCAGGCGCCGTCGATGTAGCAGGCCTCGCGCAGCAGCGACGGGTCCTTGAGACGATCGCGGAAGGAGGCGGATTGGGCGGCGCGTGCAGCGGCGGTCGGGGTCATGGCGTTACTCCCAGGGGCTTTTCGGATTGGCCCGGAATATAGGCCCAACCGGCGCGCAATGCACCGCCGGCAACGCAAAGCTGCTTCAAGCTATTTTGGGGGCGAGCCGCGGCTTAAGCCGCCCCGCTCATATAGGTCTCGCGCCGGCCGATCATACGCTCGGCCGCAGCCTTGGCATCCGCCTTCGAATGGGTCGCGCAGGTCCGATATTCGAGATCGGGCACAGCCTTGGTGTCGCGGCGGCCGAACCAGGACTTTGAGCCGACCGGCAGCAGCGCCAACGACTGCGCCAGATTGTCGACCGCACCGAAGGAGTAGAGTGCGCCGGTCCCGGCAATCCGGACCTCGTAAATACCGGGCGAAATCGGCGCTTCGAGGTTCTCGCCCCGTCCGGGACGGGGATAGCGCTTCCATTCGCTCCAGGTCGAAATCATCTTAAATCCCCTCACGGCCATGAATGGCCGTCAATATTTGAATCAATCTTTGCACCGGCGGCCCGGCAGGCCAGGTTCTGAACGCCTTAGGGCACAATATGTTTCAGAGGCAACGCATCCGGAAACATATCGCCTGCTACCCGGCGAGGTCACGCCCGGTTGAAGCCATCCACCGCAGATTGCGAAGAGGTGTTGCAGATTGGTTGTCCTGTCGTCCTTCTCGCGTGGCCTGCCGTCAAGTCACGACATCGCGACCGGCACGGACCGGTTGACGCGCTTGCCGCGCGCGACCTGCGGGAGGATGATCGAACACTTCCAACAATAATCAAACCGGAGGAAACGTGCATGCAGAGCAAAGCTCAGATCGATCAGCTTTTGCGTCAGACCAGCGATGCCAAGGAGATCCCCGGCGTCGTCGCAATCGCCGCCACCGGCAAGGACGTGATCTATCAAGGCGCGTTTGGTAAACGTGACCTGTCCAAGCCCGACCCGATGACGACAGACAGTGTGTTCTGGATTGCGTCGATGACGAAGGCGGTCACCACCGCCGGCGCAATGCAGCTTGTCGAACAGGGCAAGCTCTCGCTCGACGAGCCGATCGGAAAGGTGTTGCCCGACATCGCCGCACCGCAGGTGCTCGAAGGTTTTGACGCCAAGGGCGAGCCGAAACTGCGACCAGCGAAAAAGCCGATCACGCTGCGCCAGCTCATGACGCATACCGCCGGCTTCTGCTACAACGTGTGGAACGGCGACTTCGCGCAATATCTCGAGAAGACCGGAACTCCGGACATCTTTTCCTGCAAGAACATCGCGCTGAAGACGCCGATCATGTCAGATCCCGGCTCGCGCTGGGAGTACGGCACCAACATCGACTACGTCGGCAAGGCCGTCGAGGCCGTCAGCGGCAAGAAGCTCGACGCTTACCTGCGCGACCACATGTTCGCACCGCTCGGCATGAGCGACACCGCGTTCAAGATCACCGGCGACATGCGCAAGCGCCTCGTCGGCGTGCACGCGCGCGGCGCGGACGGCCAGCTCGCCGCGATGCCGTTCGAGCTCGAGCAGAATCCGGAATTCCACATGGGTGGCGGCGGCCTCTATTCGACGGCCGGCGACTACATCAAGTTCACCCAGATGATCCTCAACAAGGGCCGCGGCAACGGCAACCAGGTGCTGAAGGCCGAGACCGTCGCCACGATGGGGCAGAACCACATCGGCGATCTCGCCATGACCAAGATGACCACGGTCGCGCCGATGTACACCAACGACGTCGACCTCTATCCGGAGCAGGTGAAGAAGTGGGGCCTCAGCTTCATGATCAACACCGCCAAGACCGCGGAAGGCCGCAGCGCCGGCAGCCTCGCCTGGGCGGGCCTCGCCAACACCTATTTCTGGATCGACCCATCGCGCGACGTCACCGGCGTGATCCTGATGCAGCTGTTGCCGTTCGTGGACGCGAAATGCCTGCAGGCTTTTGCGGGTTTCGAGCGCGGCGTCTATGCGGGGCTCGATGCCGGCAGCGGCCAGCGGGCGGCCTAACCCGTTAGTATGAGACGCGCCTCGTCGCGCGCGCCCGATACAACGGATACCCTCGTGCTCCGAAGGCAATCGCCTCCGGAGCACCAGGCAATAATCGACCGAGCGGGAGGACACGACCTTGGCAGACAAAGCCGACAGTTACGTTTGCGGCATCTCCGACACCCCGTTGCTCGGCGACACGATCGGGCGCAGCCTCGATCTGGCGGTGCGGCGCTGGGGTGGCCGCGAGGCGCTGGTCTCGCCCAGCCACGGTATCAGATGGACGTGGACCGAATTTGCCGCGCGGGTCGACGCGCTCGCCGCGGGCTTTCTCGCGCTCGGGCTGGAGCCGGGGCAGCGGATCGGCATCTGGTCGCTCAACCGTCCCGAATGGACGCTGACCCAGTTTGCCGCCGCCAAGGCCGGCCTGATCCTGGTGACGATTAACCCCGCCTATCGGCTGAGCGAACTCGAATTTGCGCTACACAAAGTCGGATGCGCCGCCCTCGTCACCGCGACCGCGTTCAAGACCAGCAACTACATGGAGATGCTGAACACGCTGCTGCCCGAGCTTGCGACCTCAAAGCCAGGCCAGTTGCGCGCGGCAAAGCTGCCCAATTTGCGCATGGTGATCCAGATCGGCGGTCCCGCGTCATCAGGCGCGATCCCCTTCGACGAGGTCGCCGCGATGGGCGGCGCAGGACATCCCGAGCAGTTGGCCGCGCTCGGCGCCTCGCTCCAGTTCGACGATCCCGTCAACATCCAGTTCACCAGCGGCACCACGGGATCGCCGAAGGGCGTGACGCTGACCCACCACAACATCCTCAACAACGGCTATTTCGTCGGCCGCGCCATGCGTCTGACGGAAGCGGATCGCATCTGCATCCCGGTGCCGCTCTATCACTGCTTCGGCATGGTGATGGGCAACCTCGCCTCGGTGACGCTGGGCGCGACCATGGTCTATCCCGGTGAAGGCTTTGATCCGCTCACCACGCTGAAGACGATCCAGCAGGAGAAATGCACCGCGCTCTACGGCGTGCCGACCATGTTCATCGCCGAGCTCGATCATCCGGAGTTTTCGAGCTTCGATCTCAAGTCGCTGCGCACCGGCATCATGGCGGGCGCACCCTGCCCGATCGAGGTCATGAAGCGCGTCAACACCGAGATGAACATGCGCGAGGTGACGATCGCCTATGGCATGACCGAGACGAGCCCTGTGAGTTTTCAAAGCGCGGTCGACGATCCCCTCGAACGCCGTGTCTCCACCGTCGGGCGCATCCATCCGCATGTCGAGGTCAAGGTCGTCGACCTCGACGGTAAGATCGTCAAGCGCGGCGAACGCGGCGAGCTCTGCACCCGGGGCTACAGCATCATGCTGGGCTATTGGGACGAGGCTTCGAAGACCGCCGACGTGCTCGACAAGAACGGCTGGATGCACACCGGCGATCTCGCCACCATCGACGCCGCCGGCTATTGCAACATCGTCGGCCGTATCAAGGACATGGTGATCCGCGGCGGCGAAAACCTCTATCCGCGCGAGATCGAGGAGTTCCTGTATCGCCATCCAAAGATCCAGGACGTGCAGATCTTTGGCGTCGCCGACCAGCGCTACGGCGAAGAACTCTGCGCCTGGATCAGGGTCCGCGCCGGCGAGACGCTGACGGCCGAAGAAGTGCGCGCCTTCTGCGAAGGGCAGATCGCCCACAACAAGATCCCGCGCTATGTCGAGTTCGTCGACGAATTCCCGATGACCGTGACCGGCAAGATCCAGAAGTTCTTGATGCGCGATGCGGTCGAGCAGCGGTTGGGGTTGAAGGCGGCGAAGACGGCGTGACGCATTGGCATGGGACGGACGCGCTTGCCGCATCCTCCGATGTCGTCCCGGCGCAGGCCGGGACCCATAGCCCCAGGGTAAAGTTTGGCGAAGATCGGTCGTTCGGGATTGGCACCGCGCGCACCCGATGGATTCCGCGGTATGAGTCCCGGCCTGCGCCGGGAGGACACTGCATTTACAGCCCGCTCGCCAGGCTCACCACAAAGCGGCTGCCGACGATGAGGAGATAGCAGCCGAACGCCGTCTCCAGCGTTCGCTTCGACATCGCGTGCGCGGCCTTCACCCCGAGCGGGGCCGTCACGAGGCTCATCGGCATGACCAGGATGGCGCCGATCAGCGAGACGAAGCCGAGCGCGAACGGCCATTGCAGGGCTGCGACGGCGGGATAGCGTGTCGCCGCGGGCCAGCCGGCATAGACATAGCCGAGCGCGCCGGGAATCGAGATCAGCACCGCGAGCGCGGACGAGGTCGCAACCGCCTGATGGATCGGCCGCCCGTAGAAGGTCATCAGGAGATTCGAGAACAACCCGCCGCCGATGCCCATCAGCGTCGAGAGGATGCCGACGCAGAAGCCGTAGGCGCGCATCAGCGGACCCTGTGGCAGGTCGTTGCCGAGCTTCCAGGTGTCGCGCGCGAAGATGAGGCGTATTGCAGCGGACCAGGCGACGCAGACGAACACGAGCTTGAACAGCCGCTCCGGCGCGTAGCGCGCGACGACGCTGCCGGCGATGACGCCGATCGCGATCGGCAGCCACCAGACCTTGAGGATCTCCATATCAACAGCGCCGCGCTTGTAATGCGCCTGGAACGAACGGATCGAGGTCGGGATGATGATCGCGAGCGACGTGCCGATGCAGAGCGGCATCCGCACGTCGAGCGGGACGCCGGCGACGCGAAAACATTCGTAGAGTACCGGTACGAGAATCGCGCCGCCGCCGATACCGAATACGCCGGCGAGGAATCCGGACAACGCACCGACACCGACGAGCAGCAGCGCCAGTTCGACAACGTCCCGAAGTGGAAGACCTGCGATCACGCGAAAGATTGCCCCGTGCGTGCGGCGACGGTTGTCCCGCCTGTTCTGGCGAGCTCTAGGCGATCTTGCCGTCGCGGTCGACGCGCCGGACCGCATGGCTGAGGTGGAATGCGTCGGTCGCATATCCACGGAGACCGCGTCCGATGGGCTCGCGCAATGCACTTGAGCGCCGAATCGCCGACCAGCGTTCGGCGCTGATGCGGGTGATCCGTCATTGAACGTACCGGACGGTTTAGAGCCGTTCCATGAAGCATTTCAAATCGGTGCGGCAACGCATCAGAAGGAGCGGTTCATGATTCATTGTTATGCTGCCACTATGAGGCTCTGGTATACCAAGCCCCTGATGATCCTTGTTTCATCATCGTTCAAGAGCTGAACAGCCGTTCGGTTTATCGCGATTTGGTGATTGCACGGATAGATTCGACTCCGTAAATAGGGCCGACCTTTCGCGATCCCCGCGCGCCCTATGCTGGGCCGCAATAAAACATCAAAGTCGCCCATGACCGCACGGATCGAACGACCGCTCTCACCCCACCTGCAAACATACCGCTGGACGCTGACGATGGCGCTGTCGATCGTCCATCGCGCCACCGGCATCGCGCTCTATTTTGGAACGCTTCTGCTGGCCTGGTGGCTGATTGCGGCCGCGTCGGGTCCGGCGGCCTATTCCCATGTGCAGGCGTTCACCGGCAGCTTCCTCGGCCGCCTCATCCTGTTCGGCTACACTTGGGCGTTGATGCACCACATGCTCAGCGGCATCAGGCATTTCGTCTGGGATCTCGGCTACGGCTTCAAGGCCAATGAGCGCGAGGCGCTGACCTGGGGCGCGCTGATCGGCGGCATCGCGCTGACCGTGCTGATCTGGATCATCTTCGCGATCGGAGTCGGACGATGAACGCGCCCGACACGCCCAAGCGCAGCATGCGCACCCCGCTCGGCCGCGTCCGCAATCTCGGCGCCGCCCATTCCGGCACGTCCGACTTCTGGCGCCAGCGCCTCACCGGCGTCGCCATGACGCTCTTGATGATCCCGGTGCTGGTCGTGATCATGATGCTGCTCAGCAGCAACCAGGCCGGAGCCAAAGTGATCCTCGGCTCGCTGCCGATCGCGGTGATCATGCTGCTCTTCATCTTCGCCAGCGCCTGGCACATGAAGATCGGCATGCAGGTGGTGATCGAGGACTACGTCCATAACGAGAAGCTGAAGCTCGTCTCGGTCATGCTCAACAACTTCTTCGTGATCGCGGTGGCGCTTGCCTCGACCTACGCGATTCTCAAACTTTCATCGGGAGTCTAGCCCATGGCCGGCGGTGCAAATGGCAAGGGAAACGGCGCTCCTGCCACGAATGGCAAGGCCTATCCGATCGAGGACCACACCTATGACGTCGTGGTGGTCGGCGCCGGCGGCGCGGGCCTGCGCGCCGTGGTCGGCTGCAGCGAAGCCGGCCTGCGCACCGCCTGTATCACAAAAGTCTTCCCGACCCGCTCGCACACCGTAGCCGCGCAAGGCGGCATCTCGGCCGCGCTCGGCAACATGCACAAGGACGACTGGCGCTGGCACATGTACGACACCGTGAAGGGGTCGGACTGGCTCGGCGACCAGGACGCGATCGAATACATGGTGCGCAACGCGCCCGAAGCCGTCTACGAGCTCGAGCATTGGGGCGTGCCGTTCTCGCGCACCGAGGACGGCAAGATCTACCAGCGCCCGTTCGGCGGCATGACCACGGAGTTCGGCAAGAGCCAGGCCCAGCGCACCTGCGCCGCCGCCGACCGCACCGGTCACGCGATGCTGCACACGATGTACGGCCAGTCGCTGCGCCATGCGGCCGAGTTCTTCATCGAGTTCTTCGCCATCGACCTGATCATGGACGACCAGGGCGCCTGCCGCGGCGTCATCGCGCTCAAGCTGGACGACGGAACGCTGCATCGCTTCCGCGCCCAGACCACGATTCTGGCGACCGGCGGCTATGGCCGCGCCTATGCCTCCTGCACCTCGGCCCATACCTGCACCGGCGACGGCGGCGGCATGGTGCTGCGCGCAGGGCTCCCGCTCCAGGACATGGAGTTCGTGCAATTCCACCCGACCGGCATCTACGGCTCGGGCTGCCTCGTCACCGAAGGTGCACGCGGCGAGGGCGGCTATCTCGTCAACTCCGAGGGCGAGCGTTTCATGGAGCGCTACGCACCTTCTGCGAAGGATCTGGCCTCGCGCGACGTCGTCTCGCGCGCGATGACCATCGAGATCCGCGAGGGCCGCGGCGTCGGCAAGAAGAAGGACCACATCTTCCTGCATCTCGACCACCTCGATCCCAAGGTGCTGCAAGAGCGGCTGCCGGGCATCTCCGAATCCGCAAAGATCTTCGCCAATGTCGACGTGACGCGCGAGCCGATCCCGATCGTGCCGACCGTGCACTACAACATGGGCGGCATCCCGACGAACTATCACGGCGAAGTGCTGACCAAGAGGGACGGCGACGACAACGCCATCATCCCCGGCCTGATGGCGCTCGGCGAAGCGGCCTGCGTCTCCGTGCACGGTGCCAATCGCCTCGGCTCCAACTCGCTGATCGACCTCGTGGTGTTCGGCCGCGCCGCGGCGCTGCGCTGCGCCGAGAAGCTCACCGCTAACGGCAAGCAGCCGGAGCTGCCGACCGACTCGGCCGAGAAGGCGCTCGGCCGGCTCGACCATTATCGCTACGCCTCCGGCGGCACGCCGACCGCAAAGCTGCGCGAAGGCATGCAGCATGTGATGCAGAACAATTGCGCGGTGTTCCGCACCGGCGACGTCCTGAGCGAAGGCCAGAACCTGATCCAGAAGGTCCATGGCGGCATCACCGATATCGCCGTGTCCGACCGTTCTCTGGTGTGGAATTCCGACCTGATCGAGACGCTGGAGTTCGACAATCTGATCTCGCAGGCGGTGGTGACCATGAACTCGGCCGCCAACCGCACCGAAAGCCGCGGCGCGCATGCGCGCGAGGATTTTGCCGACCGCGACGACAAGAACTGGATGAAGCACACGCTCGCCTGGATCGACGAGGCCGGCAAGGTCGCGATCGAGTACCGCCCGGTGCACAACTACACCATGACCAACGACGTGCAGTATATCCCGCCCAAAGCTCGCGTTTACTAAATCGACGCGCGTGTACTAAGCGAAAGCGAAGGCCTTATCGAAATGGTTGAATTCGCACTTCCGAAGAATTCCAAGATCACCGGCGGCAAGACCTGGCCGAAGCCGGCCGGCGCGACCGAGCTTCGCGAATTCCGCGTCTATCGCTGGAATCCGGACGACGGCAAGAATCCGAGCGTCGACACCTACTACGTCGACACCCACGATTGCGGGCCGATGGTGCTGGACGGCCTGATCTGGATCAAGAACCACATCGACCCGACGCTGACCTTCCGCCGCTCCTGCCGCGAAGGCGTCTGCGGCTCCTGCGCCATGAACATCGACGGCCAGAACACGCTGGCCTGCACCCGCTCGATGCACGACGTGAAGGATGGCGCGGTGAAGATCAACCCGCTGCCGCACCAGCCCGTCGTGAAGGACCTGGTGCCCGACCTCACCAATTTCTATGCGCAGTACGCCTCGGTCGAACCGTGGCTGAAGACGACCTCGCCGACGCCGCAGAAGGAATGGCGGCAGAGCCATGAGGACCGCGAGAAGCTCGACGGTCTCTACGAGTGCATCCTGTGCGCCTGCTGCTCGACGTCCTGCCCGAGCTATTGGTGGAACAGCGACCGCTATCTCGGACCCGCCGCCCTGCTCCAGGCCAACCGCTGGGTCTCTGATTCGCGCGACGAAGCCACCGGCGAACGGCTCGACAATCTCGAGGATCCGTTCCGGCTTTATCGCTGCCACACCATCATGAACTGCGCCAAGGCTTGTCCGAAGGGACTGAACCCGGCCGAGGCCATCGCCGAGCTCAAGCTCAAGATGGTCGAGCGGCAGGTTTAAGCAAAGTTTTAGGGATCACTCCCGGCGAGAATCGCCGGGAAGCACCCCACTACCTGCAATAGATTGTGGCAAAATTTGCTACCGACCCGCCCTGGCGGGCAGATGGAAGCATTGCGGTGGTTCCGACCACAAGCTGCTTCCTTCCGACCGGGAGTTTCAAGTAAGATTCGCTCCGGGACAGGAGCGGAATGTGCAGGGCGCGCACCGCAATTCGCTAAGACTCTTGCAGTGGATGATGGCGGCATCCCTGGCGCTGCCGATTGCGCTGTTCGCGATTGCCTCCGCGATCTCCTACACCTCCACCAACGACATCGCCGATCGTGAAATCGAGCGCACGCTCGATGTCGCGCATGAGCACGCGCTGAAAGTGTTCGAGACCATCGACCGCAGTCTTGCCGAGCTCAACGAGGTCGTGCACGGGATTCCGGACGAGGTCATCAGGTCGCGCGAGCCCGCGCTACACCTGCGGCTGAAGCGGCTTTCGGACTCGCTGCCACAGCTCAAATCCGCCTGGGTGTTCGATGCGCAAGGCCGGCCGCTCGTCAACAGCATCATCTCGCCCGCGCCGCAGATGAGCTTTGCCGATCGCGACTATTTCAACGCCCATGTCGACCACAATGTCGGCACCTTCATCGGCACCCCGCTGACGCCGCGCCAGCCCTATCAGGGCGCGCGCTTCTTCGGCGTCAGCCGGCGCCGCGACTCCGATGACGGCAGCTTCATCGGCGTGATCCAGGCCTCCGTCCTGCCGGAATATTTCGAGAGCTTCTACACGCGGATCGGCCGCGATCCCGGCAGCTTCTTCGCGATCGGCCGGACCGACGGCATGGTGCTGGCACATTTCCCGCGCCTCGATCGCGACGTCCGGCTCGATCCGGGCGGGCCGGTCGGACGGAAGATCGCCGCGAGCCCGGACCATGGGCTGATAACCATCGCGTGGCCGTCCGACGGCATCGAGCGGCGTATCGGCTACAAGCGCGTCGCCGAATATCCGATCTATGTCAGCGCGGGCCTGGAGACGTCGGCGATCCGCGCGCGCTGGTATGCGACCATCGGCCAGCATCTGGTCTTCGGCGTGCCCGCGACTGCGCTGCTGTTCCTGTTCCTGGCCCTGGCGTTCCGGCGCACCCAACATCTCCAGGCCGAAGGCGCGAGGCGCCGCGACGCCGAGGAAGCGCTCAAGCACAGCCAGCGCCTCGAGGCGCTCGGCCAGCT from Bradyrhizobium arachidis carries:
- a CDS encoding phosphoribosylaminoimidazolesuccinocarboxamide synthase, with translation MTTMLSSDLPLPKIGRGKVRDIYAVDDDRLLLVTTDRISAFDVVMGETIPMKGAVLTQISAFWFGKLEGVVPHHVISANTDEIIAAVPVLKAHRADILGRAMLCKRTTVFPIECVIRGYLSGSAWKEYAGSGTLAGEKLPAGLVESEKLNPAIFSPATKAETGHDENITIAQMREVVGDETAYTLESMTRAIYTLGEELAREQGIIIADTKFEFGRDKDGRIILIDEVMTPDSSRFWAVDAYKPGQPQASFDKQPLRDYLDVERRAGRWNGDAPPPPLPASVVEATSKRYLEAYRRVTGAELKI
- a CDS encoding crotonase/enoyl-CoA hydratase family protein; amino-acid sequence: MSEANAVLIERDGPVTIISINRPHCRNAVDGTTARKLYDAFLAFDADKDASVAVFTGTNGHFCAGADLKAVAKGDREKMREIGGHNTIAPMGPSRLRLSKPVIAAIEGYAVAGGMELALFADMRVVAEDATFGIFCRRFGVPLIDLGTIRLPRLIGHSQAMDLILTGRPVGGAEALRMGLANRVVGRGEAAAQAIALAKEIARFPQKCLRADRLSALRQWDLSEEEAIANEMRGGLEVIASGETLSGATRFASGVGRHGAFGSDASD
- a CDS encoding NAD-dependent succinate-semialdehyde dehydrogenase; translated protein: MTPTAAARAAQSASFRDRLKDPSLLREACYIDGAWVGTPSRPVTNPVNGTELAKIPVMSTAETTQAVEAAERAFPAWAKLTAKQRSNILRKWFELIAANREDLALILTSEQGKPLAEALGEVDIGGAYVEFFAEEARRVYGETIPTQRPDARLLAIKQPIGVCGAITPWNFPCSMITRKVSPALAAGCTVVLKPANETPLTALALVALAEKAGVPKGVFNILTGNSSAIGKVLCEHPAVRFVGFTGSTEVGKILYQQAAVGVKKLGLELGGNAPFVVFDDADIDAAVEGAIVSKYRNMGQTCVCANRIYAQDKIYDEFVEKLSKKVAAMKIGDGTEAGVVQGPLINMEAVDKVEKHIADAVKGGAKIVTGGKRHALGGSFFEPTVLANVKPDALVAHEETFGPLAPVFRFKDEAEVIALCNASPFGLASYFYSRDLGRVWRVAEALESGMVGVNTGLITTEVAPFGGVKESGLGREGSRHGMEEYVEMKYVMMAGV
- a CDS encoding serine hydrolase; protein product: MQSKAQIDQLLRQTSDAKEIPGVVAIAATGKDVIYQGAFGKRDLSKPDPMTTDSVFWIASMTKAVTTAGAMQLVEQGKLSLDEPIGKVLPDIAAPQVLEGFDAKGEPKLRPAKKPITLRQLMTHTAGFCYNVWNGDFAQYLEKTGTPDIFSCKNIALKTPIMSDPGSRWEYGTNIDYVGKAVEAVSGKKLDAYLRDHMFAPLGMSDTAFKITGDMRKRLVGVHARGADGQLAAMPFELEQNPEFHMGGGGLYSTAGDYIKFTQMILNKGRGNGNQVLKAETVATMGQNHIGDLAMTKMTTVAPMYTNDVDLYPEQVKKWGLSFMINTAKTAEGRSAGSLAWAGLANTYFWIDPSRDVTGVILMQLLPFVDAKCLQAFAGFERGVYAGLDAGSGQRAA
- a CDS encoding AMP-binding protein, translating into MADKADSYVCGISDTPLLGDTIGRSLDLAVRRWGGREALVSPSHGIRWTWTEFAARVDALAAGFLALGLEPGQRIGIWSLNRPEWTLTQFAAAKAGLILVTINPAYRLSELEFALHKVGCAALVTATAFKTSNYMEMLNTLLPELATSKPGQLRAAKLPNLRMVIQIGGPASSGAIPFDEVAAMGGAGHPEQLAALGASLQFDDPVNIQFTSGTTGSPKGVTLTHHNILNNGYFVGRAMRLTEADRICIPVPLYHCFGMVMGNLASVTLGATMVYPGEGFDPLTTLKTIQQEKCTALYGVPTMFIAELDHPEFSSFDLKSLRTGIMAGAPCPIEVMKRVNTEMNMREVTIAYGMTETSPVSFQSAVDDPLERRVSTVGRIHPHVEVKVVDLDGKIVKRGERGELCTRGYSIMLGYWDEASKTADVLDKNGWMHTGDLATIDAAGYCNIVGRIKDMVIRGGENLYPREIEEFLYRHPKIQDVQIFGVADQRYGEELCAWIRVRAGETLTAEEVRAFCEGQIAHNKIPRYVEFVDEFPMTVTGKIQKFLMRDAVEQRLGLKAAKTA
- a CDS encoding sulfite exporter TauE/SafE family protein, whose protein sequence is MIAGLPLRDVVELALLLVGVGALSGFLAGVFGIGGGAILVPVLYECFRVAGVPLDVRMPLCIGTSLAIIIPTSIRSFQAHYKRGAVDMEILKVWWLPIAIGVIAGSVVARYAPERLFKLVFVCVAWSAAIRLIFARDTWKLGNDLPQGPLMRAYGFCVGILSTLMGIGGGLFSNLLMTFYGRPIHQAVATSSALAVLISIPGALGYVYAGWPAATRYPAVAALQWPFALGFVSLIGAILVMPMSLVTAPLGVKAAHAMSKRTLETAFGCYLLIVGSRFVVSLASGL
- the sdhC gene encoding succinate dehydrogenase, cytochrome b556 subunit, whose amino-acid sequence is MTARIERPLSPHLQTYRWTLTMALSIVHRATGIALYFGTLLLAWWLIAAASGPAAYSHVQAFTGSFLGRLILFGYTWALMHHMLSGIRHFVWDLGYGFKANEREALTWGALIGGIALTVLIWIIFAIGVGR